In Cucurbita pepo subsp. pepo cultivar mu-cu-16 chromosome LG04, ASM280686v2, whole genome shotgun sequence, the following are encoded in one genomic region:
- the LOC111793925 gene encoding tetraspanin-8 yields MVRFSNNLVGILNFIVFLLSIPIIAGGIWLSRQGTSDCEKFLDTPVIVIGVFLLLVSLAGFIGACCRVTWLLWIYLFVMFILIVLLFVFTIFAFAVTNRGAGQVLSNRGYKEYRLGDYSNWLQNRVNNNKNWNKIRSCLVDGKVCTEFNVKFARDTVDQLYQEHLSSIQSGCCKPADECNFVFVRPTEWTVGSTNSTNPDCGLWNNDPRTLCFNCSSCKAGVLDNLKRNWKKVAIINIVVLVFLIIVYSIGCCAFRNNKEENHYPRWK; encoded by the exons ATGGTGCGGTTTAGCAATAATCTGGTTGGGATTCTCAATTTCATAGTCTTTTTGCTTTCTATTCCAATCATCGCTGGTGGGATATGGCTCAGCCGACAGGGGACCTCCGACTGTGAGAAATTTCTCGACACGCCGGTAATTGTCATCGGAGTTTTCCTTCTATTGGTCTCTCTCGCGGGTTTCATCGGCGCCTGCTGCCGTGTCACATGGCTTCTCTGGATCTATCTATTTGTCATGTTCATCCTCATCGTCCTTCTCTTCGTCTTTACCATCTTTGCCTTCGCCGTCACCAACAGAGGCGCCGGTCAAGTCCTGTCCAACAGAGGCTACAAGGAGTACAGGCTGGGCGATTACTCCAACTGGCTGCAGAATCGcgtcaacaacaacaaaaactgGAACAAAATCAGGAGCTGCTTGGTGGACGGCAAGGTTTGTACCGAATTCAACGTTAAATTCGCCCGTGATACCGTCGATCAGTTATACCAAGAGCACTTGTCGTCGATTCAG TCTGGTTGTTGCAAGCCGGCAGATGAGTGCAATTTCGTGTTCGTGAGGCCAACAGAGTGGACAGTGGGCAGTACCAATTCTACGAATCCAGATTGTGGGCTATGGAATAACGATCCCAGGACGCTGTGCTTCAATTGTTCGTCCTGCAAGGCTGGGGTATTGGACAATTTGAAGAGGAACTGGAAGAAAGTGGCGATTATTAATATTGTGGTGCTGGTGTTTCTCATCATCGTTTACTCCATTGGGTGTTGCGCCTT